Proteins found in one Promicromonospora sukumoe genomic segment:
- a CDS encoding response regulator produces the protein MNRRILVVDDDEAIRDVVRTGLEVVARWTVAVAGNGAQALTLCSADPPDAVLLDVMMPTMDGPTTFSRLQDDPRTRSVPVIFLTAKVQPAERRHYEGLGVAGVLAKPFDPLALPGQISDLLGWRD, from the coding sequence ATGAACCGGCGCATCCTGGTGGTGGACGACGACGAGGCGATCCGGGACGTCGTGCGCACGGGCCTGGAGGTGGTTGCCCGCTGGACGGTGGCGGTCGCCGGGAACGGGGCGCAGGCCCTGACCCTGTGCAGCGCCGACCCGCCGGACGCCGTCCTGCTGGACGTCATGATGCCCACGATGGACGGGCCCACCACGTTCTCCCGGCTCCAGGACGACCCGCGCACACGCAGCGTCCCCGTGATCTTCCTGACCGCGAAGGTGCAGCCCGCCGAACGGCGCCACTACGAGGGCCTCGGTGTCGCGGGCGTGCTCGCCAAGCCGTTCGACCCCCTCGCGCTGCCCGGCCAGATCTCGGACCTCCTCGGCTGGCGCGACTGA